The Chitinivorax sp. PXF-14 genome has a segment encoding these proteins:
- a CDS encoding flagellar hook assembly protein FlgD, protein MADVNPVSGAGSAASTSSTKQTKSTNSMDETQDRFLRLLTTQMRNQDPLNPLDNAQVTTQMAQINTVTGITKLNESIAALSKNMVAGQAMQAASVIGRQALVQGNQLALTGSGGTSAGIDLAKDVDSVAISIVDADGNQVAKHVLGEQKAGMMRLDWDGKDDNGNALPAGTYRYSVQAKAADGSLVDATKYAFGKVGSVLLGDDGVKLDIGSLGTVAMTDVKQIV, encoded by the coding sequence ATGGCTGACGTGAACCCCGTCTCCGGCGCAGGCAGCGCTGCCAGTACAAGCAGCACCAAGCAGACCAAGTCCACCAATTCGATGGACGAGACGCAGGACCGCTTCCTGCGCCTGCTGACTACGCAGATGCGTAACCAGGATCCGCTCAATCCGCTCGACAACGCTCAAGTGACGACGCAGATGGCGCAGATCAACACGGTGACCGGCATCACCAAGCTCAATGAGTCGATCGCCGCGCTCTCCAAGAACATGGTCGCCGGCCAGGCGATGCAGGCCGCGAGCGTTATCGGCCGTCAGGCGCTGGTACAGGGCAATCAGCTCGCGCTGACCGGCAGCGGCGGCACCTCGGCGGGCATCGATTTAGCCAAGGATGTCGACAGTGTGGCCATCTCGATTGTCGATGCCGACGGCAACCAGGTGGCCAAGCATGTGCTCGGCGAACAGAAGGCCGGCATGATGCGCCTCGATTGGGATGGCAAGGACGACAACGGCAATGCCTTGCCGGCTGGGACCTACCGCTACTCGGTTCAGGCCAAGGCGGCGGACGGCTCACTGGTTGATGCGACCAAGTATGCGTTCGGCAAGGTGGGCAGCGTGCTGCTCGGTGATGATGGTGTGAAACTCGATATTGGCTCGCTCGGCACCGTCGCGATGACCGATGTCAAGCAAATCGTGTAA
- the flgB gene encoding flagellar basal body rod protein FlgB: MIGKIDREFAFMEQAMKLRTYRQELLGSNIANADTPGYKAKDIDFAAALANAQGIKNDTLKMATTDQHHLGLAGASNPLDAKVLYRTEKQASIDGNTVDTDTEMADFTDNAVRYQAELTFMTSRIRSLTSALQTR; encoded by the coding sequence ATGATCGGCAAGATTGACCGCGAATTCGCGTTTATGGAACAGGCAATGAAACTGCGCACCTATCGCCAGGAATTGCTCGGCTCCAATATCGCCAACGCCGATACGCCTGGCTACAAGGCCAAGGACATTGACTTCGCTGCTGCGCTGGCCAATGCGCAAGGCATCAAGAACGACACATTGAAGATGGCCACCACTGACCAGCACCATCTTGGCCTGGCCGGTGCCAGCAACCCGCTCGATGCGAAGGTGTTGTACCGCACGGAGAAGCAGGCCAGCATCGACGGCAACACGGTCGATACCGACACCGAGATGGCCGATTTTACTGACAACGCCGTGCGCTATCAGGCGGAGCTGACCTTTATGACCAGCCGTATCCGCTCGCTGACCAGTGCATTGCAGACCCGATAA
- the flgF gene encoding flagellar basal-body rod protein FlgF, producing MDRLIYVAMNGAKHLLLQQASTAQNLANASTPGYKAEENVFRALPVVGSPALPTRTFVVDQTTGADFTPGPIQYTGRELDMAIKDRGWFAVQTPNGEAYTRHGGFEIDATGLLRTSNGLTVLGDGGPITVPENNRIEVGSDGTVVAIPLDAPQNRAEIGRLKLVNPAERNLQKGSDGLFRTRDGQPAQADANVRVYGGGLEASNVNLVESLVNMISNSRQYETQIKLLQTADQDAQRAAQILTLS from the coding sequence ATGGATCGCCTGATCTACGTCGCGATGAATGGGGCGAAGCACCTGCTGTTGCAGCAGGCTTCGACTGCCCAAAATCTGGCGAATGCCAGCACGCCCGGTTACAAGGCAGAAGAAAATGTGTTCCGCGCCTTGCCGGTGGTTGGCAGCCCGGCCTTGCCGACCCGCACCTTCGTGGTGGACCAGACCACGGGCGCGGATTTCACGCCCGGCCCGATCCAGTACACCGGCCGCGAGCTCGACATGGCGATCAAGGACCGCGGCTGGTTCGCAGTACAAACGCCCAATGGCGAGGCCTACACGCGCCACGGCGGCTTCGAGATCGACGCGACCGGCCTGCTGCGCACCAGCAACGGCTTGACCGTGCTTGGTGACGGTGGCCCGATTACCGTGCCGGAGAACAACCGCATCGAGGTGGGGTCGGATGGCACGGTCGTCGCGATCCCGCTCGATGCCCCACAAAACCGCGCAGAAATTGGCCGCCTCAAGCTCGTCAACCCGGCTGAGCGCAATCTGCAAAAAGGCAGCGATGGCCTGTTCCGCACCCGCGATGGCCAGCCGGCCCAGGCGGACGCCAATGTCCGCGTCTATGGCGGCGGGCTCGAGGCGAGCAATGTGAATCTCGTCGAATCGCTGGTCAATATGATCAGCAATTCCCGCCAGTACGAAACCCAGATCAAGCTACTGCAGACGGCCGACCAGGATGCGCAGCGTGCAGCGCAGATCCTGACGCTGAGCTGA
- a CDS encoding CTP synthase: protein MTKYIFVTGGVVSSLGKGIAAASLAAILESRGLKVTMMKLDPYINVDPGTMSPMQHGEVFVTEDGAETDLDLGHYERFIHAKMKKANNFTTGQIYESVIKKERRGDYLGKTVQVIPHITDEIKLFVNQGAADAELAVIEVGGTVGDIESLPFLEAIRQMGVELGRENTCFVHLSYVPYIAAAGEIKTKPTQHSVKELREIGIQPDVLICRADRMVPDDERKKIALFTNVAERAVVSCPDMDSIYKIPRVLSDQGIDNIICKQLQLDLPKADLGLWDRIVEAIENPAQTVNIAMVGKYVDLTESYKSLIEALKHAGIHTKSDVKIHYLDSEELETGDLVDLKGMDAILVPGGFGKRGVEGKIRAIRYARENNVPYLGICLGMQLALIEYARDVAGMAGANSTEFTRDTPFPVVALIDEWINHDGQVETRDENSNMGGTMRLGSQDCDLETGSLAARIYGSTRIVERHRHRYEVNNHYLPRLQTAGLKVSGRSTDPNHLCETIELPDHRWFFGCQFHPEFTSTPRDGHPLFKAYVEAAMAYAREHGRDGLSC from the coding sequence ATGACTAAATACATCTTCGTAACCGGCGGCGTTGTCTCCTCTCTGGGTAAAGGCATCGCCGCCGCGTCACTTGCAGCGATCCTCGAATCCCGCGGCCTCAAGGTCACCATGATGAAGCTGGACCCGTACATCAACGTGGATCCCGGCACCATGAGCCCGATGCAGCACGGTGAAGTCTTCGTGACCGAAGACGGCGCGGAGACCGATCTCGATCTCGGCCACTATGAGCGCTTCATCCATGCCAAGATGAAGAAAGCCAATAACTTCACGACGGGCCAGATCTACGAATCGGTAATCAAGAAGGAGCGTCGCGGCGACTATCTTGGCAAGACGGTGCAGGTAATTCCGCATATCACCGATGAGATCAAGCTCTTCGTCAACCAGGGCGCGGCCGATGCTGAATTGGCTGTGATCGAGGTTGGCGGCACGGTCGGTGATATCGAATCCTTGCCCTTCCTCGAAGCGATCCGCCAGATGGGCGTAGAGCTGGGGCGGGAGAACACCTGCTTTGTACACCTGTCCTATGTGCCTTATATTGCTGCGGCCGGCGAGATCAAGACCAAGCCGACGCAGCACTCGGTCAAGGAATTGCGTGAAATCGGCATCCAGCCTGACGTGCTGATCTGCCGTGCGGATCGCATGGTGCCGGACGATGAACGCAAGAAGATCGCGCTGTTCACCAATGTGGCGGAGCGCGCGGTGGTGTCCTGCCCCGACATGGATTCCATTTACAAGATTCCACGCGTACTTTCCGATCAGGGTATCGACAACATCATCTGCAAGCAGTTGCAGCTCGATCTGCCCAAGGCCGATCTGGGCCTGTGGGACCGCATCGTCGAGGCGATCGAGAACCCCGCACAGACGGTCAACATCGCGATGGTGGGCAAGTATGTCGACCTTACCGAGTCCTACAAATCCCTGATCGAGGCGCTCAAGCACGCCGGCATCCATACCAAGAGCGACGTCAAGATTCACTACCTCGACTCGGAAGAGCTCGAGACGGGGGATCTGGTTGACCTGAAGGGCATGGATGCCATTCTGGTGCCGGGCGGTTTCGGCAAGCGTGGCGTCGAAGGCAAGATCCGCGCAATTCGCTATGCGCGTGAGAATAATGTTCCCTACCTGGGCATCTGCCTGGGCATGCAGCTGGCGCTGATCGAATATGCCCGCGACGTGGCCGGCATGGCTGGCGCCAACTCGACCGAATTTACGCGTGACACGCCATTCCCTGTCGTTGCGCTGATCGACGAGTGGATCAACCACGATGGCCAGGTCGAGACTCGCGACGAGAACTCCAATATGGGCGGCACCATGCGCCTGGGTAGCCAGGATTGCGATCTCGAGACCGGCTCGCTGGCGGCGCGTATCTATGGCTCAACGCGGATCGTCGAGCGCCATCGCCACCGCTATGAAGTCAACAACCATTACCTGCCGCGTCTACAAACGGCCGGGCTCAAGGTGAGCGGCCGCTCGACGGATCCGAACCATCTGTGCGAGACCATCGAGTTGCCCGATCACCGCTGGTTCTTCGGTTGCCAGTTCCATCCCGAGTTCACCTCGACACCCCGCGACGGTCATCCGCTGTTCAAGGCTTATGTCGAGGCTGCCATGGCTTATGCGCGTGAGCATGGGCGTGACGGCCTGAGCTGCTGA
- the eno gene encoding phosphopyruvate hydratase, producing the protein MSSIVEVVAREILDSRGNPTVEADVLLESGVMGRAAVPSGASTGEKEAVELRDGDKARYLGKGVLKAVESVNTEICEAIIGLDAADQAFIDKTLIELDGTDNKSRLGANAILAVSVAVAKAAAEEAGLPLYRYLGGAGPMALPVPMMNVINGGAHANNSLDIQEFMIMPVGAKTFRDALRCGAEIFHHLKKIIDAKGMPTTVGDEGGFAPNLKSNEEALALISEAVTAAGYTPGEDVMFALDCASSEFYKDGHYVLEGEGGLKLTSAQFADYLATLVDKYPIISIEDGMSEHDWDGWKLLTDKLGKKVQLVGDDVFVTNPKILAKGIETGICNSLLVKINQIGTLSETLQAVDLAKRNLYTSVMSHRSGETEDSTIADLAVATNCMQIKTGSLSRSDRMAKYNQLLRIEEELGDAAYYPGRKAFYHLK; encoded by the coding sequence ATGAGCTCTATTGTAGAAGTTGTAGCACGTGAGATTCTGGATTCGCGCGGCAATCCGACCGTTGAAGCCGATGTCCTGCTCGAGTCCGGCGTGATGGGCCGCGCAGCGGTACCGTCGGGCGCGTCGACCGGCGAAAAGGAAGCCGTCGAACTGCGCGATGGCGACAAGGCCCGCTACCTGGGCAAGGGCGTGCTGAAGGCCGTCGAGAGCGTCAACACCGAGATCTGCGAAGCCATCATCGGCCTCGATGCGGCTGATCAGGCCTTCATCGACAAGACGCTGATCGAGCTTGACGGCACCGACAACAAGAGCCGCCTCGGCGCCAATGCCATTCTGGCCGTCTCGGTTGCTGTCGCCAAGGCCGCTGCGGAAGAGGCTGGCTTGCCGCTCTACCGTTATCTCGGTGGTGCTGGCCCGATGGCCCTGCCGGTGCCGATGATGAACGTCATCAACGGCGGCGCACACGCCAACAACAGCCTGGACATCCAGGAATTCATGATCATGCCGGTGGGCGCCAAGACCTTCCGTGACGCACTGCGCTGCGGCGCCGAGATCTTCCATCACCTGAAGAAGATCATCGACGCCAAGGGCATGCCGACCACTGTTGGCGACGAAGGCGGTTTCGCACCGAACCTGAAGTCGAACGAAGAAGCCCTGGCGCTGATCAGCGAGGCGGTCACCGCTGCCGGCTACACCCCGGGCGAGGATGTGATGTTCGCGCTCGATTGCGCCAGCTCCGAGTTCTACAAGGACGGCCACTATGTGCTCGAAGGCGAGGGCGGCCTGAAGCTGACCTCGGCACAGTTTGCCGACTACCTGGCAACGCTGGTCGACAAGTACCCGATCATTTCGATCGAAGACGGCATGAGCGAGCACGACTGGGATGGCTGGAAGCTGTTGACCGACAAGCTTGGCAAGAAGGTGCAGCTGGTTGGCGACGACGTATTCGTAACCAATCCGAAGATCCTGGCCAAGGGCATCGAAACCGGTATCTGCAACTCGCTGTTGGTGAAGATCAACCAGATCGGCACGCTCTCCGAAACGCTGCAGGCCGTCGATCTGGCCAAGCGCAACCTGTACACCTCGGTGATGTCGCATCGTTCCGGCGAGACCGAGGACAGCACGATTGCCGACCTGGCCGTGGCGACCAACTGCATGCAGATCAAGACCGGCTCGCTGTCGCGTTCGGACCGCATGGCTAAATACAACCAGTTGCTGCGTATCGAGGAAGAGCTGGGCGACGCTGCCTACTATCCTGGCCGCAAGGCTTTTTATCACCTCAAGTGA
- the flgG gene encoding flagellar basal-body rod protein FlgG, giving the protein MIRALWVAKTGMDAQQTNIDVISHNLANVSTTGYKRERPVFEDLIYQTLRQPGGLATQQNEIPTGLQLGVGSRVVATVRNHTEGTLQKTDNPFDIAINGRGFFQVLLPDGTTAYTRDGSFEVNSQGQMVTSSGYPLQPAITIPSNAQQVTIGSDGTVTVLQPGNVQPTQLGQIQVADFINPAGLQSRGENLYSETAASGAPQVNVPGTNGSGVLLHTYVENSNVNVTEELISMIQAQRAFEINSRSIQASDQMLQKLTQL; this is encoded by the coding sequence ATGATAAGAGCGCTTTGGGTTGCCAAGACCGGCATGGATGCCCAGCAAACCAATATCGACGTGATCTCGCACAACCTGGCCAACGTCAGCACTACCGGCTACAAACGCGAACGCCCGGTGTTCGAGGACCTGATTTACCAGACGCTGCGCCAGCCCGGCGGCCTGGCGACGCAGCAGAACGAGATCCCGACCGGCTTGCAGCTTGGTGTCGGCTCCCGTGTCGTCGCCACGGTGCGCAATCACACCGAGGGTACGTTGCAGAAGACCGACAATCCCTTCGATATTGCGATCAACGGCCGCGGCTTCTTCCAGGTCCTGCTGCCGGATGGCACCACGGCTTATACGCGGGATGGCTCCTTCGAGGTCAACAGCCAGGGGCAGATGGTGACATCGAGCGGCTACCCCTTGCAGCCCGCTATCACCATTCCGTCCAACGCCCAGCAGGTGACGATAGGTAGCGATGGCACGGTGACGGTGCTGCAGCCCGGCAATGTGCAGCCGACGCAGCTGGGCCAGATCCAGGTTGCCGACTTCATCAACCCGGCGGGGCTGCAGTCGCGCGGGGAAAACCTGTATAGCGAAACCGCGGCCTCCGGCGCGCCACAGGTCAATGTGCCCGGCACCAACGGCTCGGGCGTTCTGCTGCATACCTATGTCGAGAACTCCAACGTCAACGTGACCGAGGAGCTGATCAGCATGATTCAGGCCCAGCGCGCTTTCGAGATCAACTCGCGCTCGATTCAGGCATCCGACCAGATGCTGCAGAAACTCACGCAACTCTAA
- the flgC gene encoding flagellar basal body rod protein FlgC — MFKVFDIAGSAMAAQSQRLNVVASNLANADSATSATGQPYKAKQVVFETTPLNKAQPSVAGVRVREVIEDPAPARMIYDPKNPLANDQGYVTMPNVNPVEEMVNMISASRSYQTNADMMNTAKTMLLRTLQLGQ, encoded by the coding sequence ATGTTCAAGGTATTCGACATCGCCGGTTCCGCCATGGCAGCCCAATCGCAGCGCCTGAATGTGGTGGCGAGCAACCTGGCCAATGCCGACAGTGCGACGAGTGCCACGGGCCAGCCCTACAAGGCCAAGCAGGTGGTGTTTGAAACGACGCCGCTGAACAAGGCGCAACCGAGCGTCGCCGGCGTGCGCGTGCGCGAGGTCATTGAAGATCCGGCCCCGGCCCGGATGATTTACGACCCGAAGAACCCGCTGGCAAACGATCAGGGCTACGTCACGATGCCCAACGTCAATCCGGTGGAAGAAATGGTCAACATGATTTCCGCATCGCGTTCATACCAAACGAACGCGGACATGATGAATACCGCAAAAACCATGCTGCTGCGCACCTTGCAGCTGGGCCAGTAA
- the ftsB gene encoding cell division protein FtsB, which produces MRFLTLILVVLIALLQYPLWVGKGSWLSVWKNDSELTRQKVANQQLQARNSALEAEVKDLKQGYDAIEERARNELGMIRQDEVFFQVIEVPAASPAVPPAKTPAR; this is translated from the coding sequence ATGCGCTTTTTGACGTTGATCCTGGTTGTGCTGATTGCGTTGCTGCAATATCCACTATGGGTGGGCAAGGGCAGTTGGCTCAGCGTGTGGAAAAACGACAGCGAGTTGACCCGCCAGAAAGTGGCGAACCAGCAATTGCAGGCGCGCAACTCGGCGCTCGAGGCCGAAGTCAAAGACCTCAAGCAAGGTTACGACGCGATCGAAGAACGCGCGCGCAACGAGCTGGGCATGATCCGGCAAGACGAAGTCTTCTTCCAGGTGATCGAGGTTCCTGCGGCTTCCCCGGCCGTGCCTCCAGCCAAAACGCCCGCACGATAG
- the kdsA gene encoding 3-deoxy-8-phosphooctulonate synthase, which produces MKLCGFDVGLDRPFFLIAGPCVIEGEQFAIDTAGQLKEIAAELQIPFIYKSSFDKANRSSGKSFRGFGMDEGLRILAKVKEQLGVPVLTDIHEVDQIKPVADVVDVLQTPAFLCRQTDFIRACAQSGKPVNIKKGQFLAPHDMKNVMDKAREAAREAGLKEDNFMACERGVSFGYNNLVSDMRSLAIMRETGCPVVFDATHSVQLPGGQGAVSGGQREFVPVLARAAVAAGISGLFMETHPNPCEALSDGPNAWPLGQLKSLLATLKALDGMVKQAGFAENALLGN; this is translated from the coding sequence ATGAAGCTGTGTGGCTTTGATGTCGGGCTCGATCGCCCGTTCTTCCTGATTGCCGGCCCCTGCGTGATCGAGGGTGAGCAATTCGCCATCGATACGGCAGGCCAGCTCAAGGAAATTGCTGCGGAACTGCAAATCCCGTTCATCTATAAATCCAGCTTCGACAAGGCCAATCGCTCCTCCGGCAAGTCGTTCCGTGGCTTCGGCATGGACGAAGGGCTGCGTATTCTGGCCAAGGTCAAGGAACAACTCGGAGTGCCGGTGCTGACCGATATTCACGAGGTCGATCAGATCAAGCCGGTGGCCGATGTTGTCGATGTCCTGCAGACGCCGGCTTTCCTGTGCCGTCAGACCGACTTCATCCGTGCCTGCGCGCAATCCGGCAAGCCGGTCAATATCAAGAAGGGGCAGTTCTTGGCGCCCCATGACATGAAGAATGTCATGGACAAGGCGCGTGAAGCCGCGCGTGAGGCGGGCCTCAAGGAAGACAACTTCATGGCGTGCGAGCGCGGCGTCAGCTTCGGTTACAACAATCTGGTGTCGGACATGCGTTCGCTGGCGATCATGCGCGAAACGGGGTGCCCGGTTGTGTTCGATGCAACCCACTCGGTGCAGTTGCCGGGCGGGCAGGGCGCCGTCTCGGGTGGGCAGCGCGAATTCGTGCCGGTGCTGGCGCGCGCGGCCGTTGCTGCCGGTATCTCGGGCCTGTTCATGGAAACCCATCCCAACCCGTGTGAGGCGTTGTCCGATGGGCCAAACGCATGGCCGCTCGGCCAGCTCAAGTCGTTGCTGGCGACGTTGAAGGCGCTGGACGGCATGGTCAAGCAGGCCGGTTTTGCCGAAAACGCCCTGCTGGGTAACTGA
- a CDS encoding diguanylate cyclase has product MEKSVNPSLVARETLKLMAQRKVMPDPENYRRIYNEIAGIEAADDSALVSALMQPLREGAGSSPVRQRALRELEQAVQDKRWTDFFSLYEDELLHSIASGHFARPWAELIRDLIREWDLHRPGFSSSKKKEALERVLTNFGADLSSLNEKLTGMLKGWAEGGTPSAGVEVLEADGETGVLNAAAPASPAASGATAPGGPVVAPAGTNFGTWVELLGLILDIGVVARLGGLPHLQEEAAALKVAVANVRDEGGLLHFAAKLRKFCTRLELQNDTEERLLGGLLRLLELLVENIAELVIDDKWLEGQLVVVRDLIVKPLSVGRIYDAEASFKEVIVRQSVLKQGLNEAKATFKNMIATFIDRLGAMSSTTGNYHDKVTTYAERIKQTDDMVQLNRLLSELMNDTRSMQVDMLRSRDDMLEARRQADEAERRIDALENELKTISEKVREDHLTGALNRRGLEESFRAELSRSEREDMPLSVAILDIDNFKQLNDRLGHMAGDSALVHLVKVVKDTLRPTDVVARYGGEEFVVLLANTPLEEGVNVMARLQRELTKQFFLYNNERLLITFSAGVATYRAGEEQESVIGRADEAMYVAKKTGKNKVVAAG; this is encoded by the coding sequence ATGGAGAAATCGGTTAACCCGTCACTGGTCGCGCGCGAAACGCTGAAGTTGATGGCTCAGCGCAAGGTGATGCCCGACCCGGAGAACTATCGCCGCATCTACAACGAGATTGCCGGTATCGAGGCGGCCGACGACAGCGCGCTCGTCTCGGCCTTGATGCAGCCCCTGCGGGAGGGGGCGGGCAGCAGCCCGGTGCGCCAGCGTGCCCTGCGGGAGCTCGAGCAGGCGGTGCAGGACAAGCGCTGGACCGATTTTTTCTCGCTCTATGAAGACGAGCTGCTGCACAGCATTGCCAGCGGGCATTTCGCCCGCCCTTGGGCCGAGCTCATCCGGGATTTGATCCGCGAGTGGGATCTGCATCGGCCCGGATTTTCTTCCTCCAAGAAGAAAGAAGCCCTGGAGCGCGTACTGACCAACTTTGGCGCCGACCTGTCGTCCCTCAACGAAAAGCTCACCGGCATGCTGAAAGGCTGGGCGGAAGGCGGAACACCCTCTGCCGGTGTCGAGGTGCTCGAGGCGGACGGGGAAACCGGCGTGCTGAATGCGGCTGCTCCGGCCAGCCCTGCTGCATCGGGGGCCACCGCGCCGGGCGGCCCTGTCGTGGCACCGGCTGGCACCAATTTTGGCACCTGGGTCGAGCTGCTGGGCCTGATACTCGATATCGGCGTGGTGGCGCGGCTCGGTGGCCTGCCGCATCTGCAGGAAGAGGCGGCCGCGCTCAAGGTGGCCGTGGCCAATGTGCGCGACGAGGGTGGCCTGTTGCATTTCGCGGCGAAGCTGCGCAAGTTCTGCACCCGGCTCGAGTTGCAAAACGATACCGAAGAACGCCTGCTTGGCGGCCTGCTGCGTCTGCTCGAGCTGCTGGTCGAGAACATCGCCGAGCTGGTGATCGACGACAAGTGGCTTGAGGGGCAGCTTGTCGTTGTGCGTGATCTGATCGTCAAGCCGCTGTCGGTTGGCCGCATCTACGATGCGGAAGCCAGCTTCAAGGAGGTGATCGTCAGGCAGAGTGTGCTGAAACAAGGCTTGAATGAGGCCAAGGCGACGTTCAAGAATATGATCGCGACCTTCATTGACCGGTTGGGCGCGATGTCGAGCACGACAGGCAACTATCACGACAAGGTCACCACCTACGCCGAGCGCATCAAGCAGACCGACGACATGGTTCAGCTGAATCGCCTGTTGTCCGAGTTGATGAACGATACCCGCTCCATGCAGGTGGATATGCTGCGCTCGCGCGACGACATGCTTGAGGCGCGCCGTCAGGCGGACGAGGCCGAGCGACGTATCGATGCGCTCGAGAACGAGCTCAAGACGATCAGTGAAAAGGTGCGCGAGGACCATCTGACCGGCGCGCTCAATCGCCGGGGGCTGGAGGAGTCGTTCCGTGCCGAGCTGTCGCGCAGCGAACGCGAAGACATGCCTCTGTCGGTCGCGATCCTCGATATCGACAACTTCAAGCAGCTCAACGATCGGCTCGGCCACATGGCCGGGGACAGCGCGCTGGTGCACCTGGTGAAGGTGGTGAAGGATACGCTGCGCCCCACCGATGTTGTAGCCCGCTATGGAGGGGAGGAATTTGTCGTGTTGTTGGCGAATACGCCGCTGGAAGAGGGGGTCAATGTCATGGCGCGCCTGCAGCGCGAGCTCACCAAGCAATTTTTCCTCTACAACAATGAGCGCCTGCTGATCACATTCAGCGCTGGTGTGGCTACCTATCGTGCCGGGGAGGAGCAGGAGTCGGTCATCGGGCGTGCCGACGAGGCGATGTATGTCGCCAAGAAAACCGGCAAGAACAAGGTCGTTGCCGCCGGGTAG
- the flgE gene encoding flagellar hook protein FlgE — protein sequence MGFQQGLSGLNVSAKNLDVIGNNVANANTVGFKNSRTEFADIFATTLVGLSGTQSGIGAYVSRVSQQFTQGNITSSANPLDIAINDNGFFRMSSPAGALSYTRNGQFKLDQFGFIVDNRGSYLTGFGVTKAIDPLNGVATDVADRGKPINLRIDPNGNSAPQATGASIGSDNGALFKVNLDARSAVPTAKNAFLSSATPVGGPLGKPIPDASSYNTATSLQVYDSQGFAHSLTTFYVKTETPNEWAVKMVADGASAINVQVREPGGATFKNQVDATGAAYDNTGAALPGLADLRLVFDNNGQFVGYKIAGATGPLPGGVYPPTTPPDISLNLTGIASELTNINQVKGVNTTVTYGATTPLTFPLNFASSTQFGSGFTAKTQQDGYAPGQLAGFAISPQGAITVRYTNGQTRTEGFVRMANFPNQQGLQPAGNNQWVQTFQAGAEQTGLPGDAGFGTLQSGAVEDSNVDLTAELVNMITAQRSYQANAQTIKTQDSVLQTLVNLR from the coding sequence ATGGGTTTCCAGCAGGGTTTGTCCGGCCTCAACGTCTCGGCCAAGAATCTGGACGTGATCGGCAACAACGTGGCTAACGCCAACACGGTAGGCTTCAAGAATTCCCGCACGGAATTTGCCGACATCTTCGCCACCACACTGGTTGGCCTGTCCGGCACGCAGTCCGGTATCGGTGCCTATGTGAGCCGGGTATCGCAGCAGTTCACGCAGGGCAACATCACCTCGTCGGCCAATCCGCTCGATATCGCGATCAACGACAATGGCTTCTTCCGCATGTCGTCGCCCGCCGGCGCCTTGAGCTACACCCGCAACGGCCAGTTCAAGCTCGATCAGTTCGGCTTTATCGTCGACAATCGCGGCAGCTACCTGACCGGCTTTGGCGTGACCAAGGCAATCGATCCGCTGAACGGCGTGGCAACCGACGTTGCCGACCGCGGCAAGCCGATTAACCTACGCATCGACCCCAACGGCAACTCGGCGCCGCAAGCGACTGGCGCCAGCATCGGCTCCGATAATGGTGCCTTGTTCAAGGTCAACCTGGATGCGCGCTCGGCGGTGCCGACGGCGAAGAATGCCTTCCTGTCGTCCGCCACGCCCGTGGGTGGCCCCCTGGGTAAGCCCATCCCCGATGCCTCCAGCTACAACACGGCCACGTCGCTGCAGGTCTACGACAGCCAGGGCTTTGCCCACTCGCTGACGACGTTCTACGTCAAGACCGAGACGCCCAACGAGTGGGCGGTCAAGATGGTGGCCGACGGTGCCAGCGCGATCAATGTGCAGGTGCGCGAGCCGGGTGGTGCGACCTTCAAGAACCAGGTCGACGCAACCGGTGCTGCCTACGACAACACGGGCGCCGCGTTACCCGGCCTGGCTGATCTCCGCCTGGTGTTCGACAACAACGGCCAGTTCGTTGGCTACAAGATTGCCGGCGCAACCGGCCCCCTTCCTGGTGGTGTCTATCCGCCGACAACGCCCCCCGATATCTCGCTGAACCTGACCGGCATCGCGAGCGAGCTGACCAATATCAACCAGGTCAAGGGCGTCAACACGACGGTTACCTACGGTGCCACCACGCCGCTGACCTTTCCGCTCAACTTCGCGTCCTCGACCCAGTTCGGTTCCGGCTTTACCGCCAAGACCCAGCAGGATGGCTATGCACCGGGGCAGCTGGCCGGCTTCGCGATTTCGCCGCAAGGCGCGATCACCGTGCGCTACACCAACGGTCAGACGCGTACCGAAGGCTTTGTGCGCATGGCCAACTTTCCCAACCAGCAAGGCTTGCAGCCCGCCGGCAACAATCAGTGGGTGCAGACCTTCCAGGCCGGCGCGGAGCAGACCGGCCTGCCCGGCGACGCCGGTTTTGGCACGCTGCAATCGGGTGCGGTGGAGGATTCGAATGTCGACCTGACGGCCGAGCTGGTCAATATGATCACCGCGCAGCGCTCGTATCAGGCCAACGCGCAAACCATCAAGACGCAGGACTCCGTGCTGCAGACGCTGGTCAATCTGCGTTAA